In Patescibacteria group bacterium, the sequence TGATAAATGTGGAGGAAGAGACTTACTTTATGAGTGCGTAGTAGATACGGGTAGTTCGTGGTCAGGGATAAATTACTGTACGGATAATATTACATATAAAGATTTATATACCTGCACCACCCTTCCTAATCTAACTGGTGGGGGGCTTCCTATTACTACCCTTCCGCCTGGAGGAGGACTCAATGACCCATGTCTTACCAATCCGACACTACCGTCTTGTATACCCATAATGCCGGGTCCTGGCAGTTGCCTAGTTAACTGTACCTCTGATAGGTATTGATCTATGAGTATCTCTGTGAATAAAAAAACTATATACGGAATATTTATCGTCATCACACTTACTATTGTAGGCGTATTAATTTTTTTCTTCGCTGACAACCAGACAAAGCAGGAGGCAAGAAAACAAGATGCATTGCAGAAACAACAAGAAGCAGAAGCAATGCAGCGACAAGAAAAACGAAGAGAAAAACTTATCGAAGTAGGCGTGAAGGCTATCATACATACCATTGTTCTTGCAGTTGAAAAAGACATCCTCAAGGTGAGAGAGATCTACCCATATAAAGACGAATCAGGTAAAACCTATCCCGTACAAGACCTCACCCTTCAAATGAACGATAAGACAACCTTTTATAAAAGAAGCTATATTTATGATGAGCAAGGGAACGTGGTTAATGCTAAGGATGATCCTGGATCGTTTGAAGAAATCAAACCGGATTTCTTTGTCTCGGCAACCATACTCGACGATCCCTATGCGGCAAAAGTAAGTACTGCATTAACTGTTGTATATTTCGATGAGTTTCCCGGCATGAAGACTGCTACTGAGCAGAAAACATCAGGGGGAGTAACTGAAATGCCGCGCGCAGTTCCAAATCCAGCGCCGCTAAAATGATTATGAAGCGAGTATTTACGAAAATGAACACCATTAGGATCAGCATATTTTTTCTGGCTATCGTTATTTGTAGCGCAGTTGCTTTTACTATTGTGTCAGCAGCAGGCGAACAGGGAGGGAAAATTTGTTTTAGCGGCACATGCTTCTCGCTATGGCCAGAAAATGCTGTGACCGTGATTGACATGAATGACAGGGATGAAGACTGGATTTTTAACTATGAAGACAAATGTCTTGACGTGCCGGACACAACGAGAGGGAATGATGATCCACAAACGCTTGACTTGCGCATGGGGCATGAAGGATGTCCCGACAAGGATGGTGACACCGTATTTGATAATAAAGACCTCTGTACGACAAGTAGTGGACCCTCTCCGAATGGATGCCCGCTCATAAACGCAAGCGCGATCTCATTCACATTCGATGACGGTTCCACAAGTATTACAGTTAGTGAGGGAGAAACAGTACCCGTGCGTTGGAATATTACGCGTCCCTCTGCTGTGAGTGATACTGATTTTGCTGGCTATACCGTTTCAATTCGCAGTAGCTCAGATAGCCGTCTTGAAGGGTTGCTTTCCCGTAAACCACTTCAAGGAGATGCAAATCTCGGTATTTATGCAACGACGGTTCTCACGCTTACTATCAATGGCCCGGGAGGTATGAGCGTATCAAAAGAAATAACTGCGACCGTTCGACGAGTTGATGGCAAGTGGTCAGAGCCGGCATGTCCAGTGCAGTGCGGGATTGGCAGAGTAACGCGCGCATGCAACAATCCTCCCCCGAGCGGCGGCGGGGATGGTTGTCCTAAGGAAGGTGGAGGAATCGCGACTGCCAATGAAAGCGAAACTATTGATTGTAGCGCCAAGTATTTCGATCGAAAAGAACAAAAAGAAAAACCGCTTCCCTGTGAAAAAAGAGAAGGAAGCGCAGGATGTTCTGATGTTGAAACAAACTGCCCCGGTGGATTGAATGTGTCATGTTCAGGAAGAAATAATACCTTTAAGTGCAATGCACGCACGGGTAATGGTTGCGGATTTATGTGGCTTAAAAAAGAGGGAAAAGAAATTTGGTGTGAAGCACCGGCAAAAAAAGATGGAGCGCTTTCCAATTGGAATTCATGCCCGCCGGATCCTTGCCAAGGGGGTTCAAAGACTCGCAGTTGTCAGTCTGAGGCTCAATGGGGAGGGTTGACATGTGATGAGCTTGCGGGTGGTGACGGTTATTCGCAAGTATGCCCCATCGCGTCGGAATGTACCGGTGCCGTTACAGATTCAACAATAGATCTTTTTGTATTTCCTCATATCGTAACTTCCTCAAACTCCCGATCCCTTGTTTATGTCAGCTTTAGTGGATTTATCACAACGGTAGGAGGATATGCACAATCTGTTCGTATTGTTGGCGATTTCGGGGATACACTCGACTTAATACAAGTAGGGGAGCGCCGTGATAAGAAATGGAGATTGCCGCTGGAAAAAGTCTCTTATGAGCGAGGTAAATATCAACTTAAGGAATGCGAGACTATCAGCAAAGATGGAAACCCACTAAGTTTAAGGCGCAAGTATTCGCTAATTAATGGTAAAGAACTTATTGATCAAGAATTTCATTTAGAAGTAATACAAGGTGGCAACGTCGTATTCACAAAGCCGATTGGAAGAGTATTCTTTAATGATTGGAGATCAGACAAATACGTCCTTTCATATGGAGCCGCCGGATATAATGGAGAATGGCAGAAGATATTTTGTTATGTCGGCACTCGCAGTGAAGCCCCAAGTAGAAAATTTGATCAAGGCAGCAGCTATAGGGATGAGATGACTGCTCAGCCAAAGCTAGAACGATAACGCCACCATAAAAAATTACCCACGCCCGTACGGGTAATTTTTTATATATTTAAGTTTCTCTAAAACGGATTCTTTTCCGAATACATGATCTGCTGGGCGGTGACTTTGAGTGCTATCATCTGATTATAAGCCAAATTGTCATTTTGATTGACAATTTGGCATTGTTTTATTATAATGAATAGTAGGAATAATGAGTAAATTACGAAGATTATGTATATTGAAAGGCGTTTAACACCCCTTTTACAGAAAGCGGCAAAACAATTCCCCGTTATTTCGCTGACTGGTCCCCGGCAATCAGGAAAGACAACCTTGGTAAAAAAAACATTTCCGCATATGGCATATGTTTCTTTTGAAGACCCCGACACGAGAGCATATGCCATGCATGACCCGCGAGGTTTTTTTGCGACGTATGCGAATGGCGTCATTATTGATGAAGTTCAAAGAATTCCGGATATTTTTTCCTATATCCAAGGAATTGTTGATTTACATAAGAAGCCCGGCGAATTTATCCTTACAGGTTCACAGAATTTTTTGCTTCTTGAGTCCATCACTCAGAGTCTTGCCGGGCGCGCGGCAATCTATACACTCCTTCCTTTGAGTATTGCCGAACTTTCTTTGCGCCAAGAAGAGGGCTATATGAATTATCTTTACAAAGGCATGTTCCCTCGATTATATGATTCATCGATAGAGCCGCACGAGTGGTATGCAAACTATATCGCTACTTATGTTGAACGTGATGTGAGGCTTATTAAGAATATTACCGATCTTCATGTGTTTCAGCAATTCCTTAAAATATGTGCCGGTAGGACAGGGCAGCTTTTAAACCTTTCTTCGATTGCAAATGATTGCGGAATTACCCACAATACCGCCAAAGCATGGCTCTCGGTGCTGGAAGCAAGCCACCTTGTTTATCTTCTTCGGCCATCCCATAAGAATTTCAGAAAACGGCTTATAAAAATGCCAAAACTCTATGTTATTGATCCCGGGCTACTCTGTTCATTATTGGAAATTAGACACGTTTCACATCTTGAAACACACCCTCTTCGCGGATCTCTTTTCGAATCTTTTATTATTAGTGAATTTCTGAAATATTACCTTAACCAAGGATTGCGTCCACCCCTTTCATTTTGGCGGGATAAAACAGGCCATGAGATTGATTGCATTATTGAAGCGGACAAGGAACGATATGCAATCGAAATAAAAGCCGCACAGACGATAACGGATAAATTTTTTGCCCAGTTAGAATATTTTTCTCATCTAAGCAAACATGAGCAATACAAAAATGCAATCGTGTATGGAGGCGACCAACATCAGCAAAGAGCGCAAGGTGAAGTGGTGCCGTGGACGCAAGCGACGAAGCTATTTAAAACGGATTTTTTTCCGAATACATGATTTGTTGGGCAGTGACTTCAGATGCTGTTGCAGGGTTGTCGGTTGTTAGCACAAACAAATACATGTCTTTTTTGATATTCCCAACCTTTCCTGTCTCTGCCTTGAACGGCGCGTTTTTGTCGGTGGTAGGTTTTTGATAGGTGAAGGCGGTTTCACTACTTGTTTTGATAGTAAAGATTTTGCTGCTTGGCTGCTTGGAAGGTAATACCTCCTGGGCGGTCAGTGTGCCTTTGTCATTTTTCTGGACTTTAGCATAGAGCCCCTGGGGCGCTTGCGGTGGGGGTGGGGGTGGAACGGGTGCTGTTTGTTCGGTTGGAATGGACGGAGGGGGCGTTTGTGTCGTTGCTATCTGACTCTGCGCTTGTTGCCCTGCTTGTTTTGCGGGACTTTTCGGGATGACATAGCCCACGGCAAGCCCGATAATCAAGCCCAATATAACGCCGCGCAATAGCGGCGGGAAGGCTGTTTGTGTATCACTGGGAGATGTTTCCATATATATATGCTATTACGAATAACACATATAGTATAGCATAAAAAATAAAAGGGCATCGAGTGCCCTTCACTATGAGTGATACTACATCTGCTCGGGGCAATCAATGCCCAGGAGACCGAGCGCTCGTTTGAGCACTTCTGCGGTCATCATGCAGAGGTAGATGCGCGTTGCGCGCAGTACTATACTTTCCGTCTTGAGGATTTGTACGTTGGTATAGAATGTTGAGAAGACTTGCGCCAACTCAAATGCATAATTCGCAATGACATGCGGTAAGTGCTGTGCGGCCGCTTTGCGGACACTATCGGGGAAGAGAGCGATCTTTTTGACAAGCGCGTGTTCCGCGTCGTGCACAAGCGCTCTTCCTCGAATATGCTTCATATCGGGTACTTCCGTTTTGCGCAAGATGGATTGTATCCGAACGTAGGCGTATTGCAGATAGGGAGCGGAATCGCCATCCATGGAGAGCATGCGCTTCCAGTCGAAGACGATATCCCGCGTGCGATTCTGCGAGAGGTCACCATACTTTATTGCCCCAACGCCGATGGTGTGCGCGATGCGGAGCTTTTCATCCTCGCCCATATCGCGGCCTTCAAGAAGTGCGGATGCCTTGCTAATGCTTTCCGCAAGGACATCATCGAGGAAAATGACGCGTCCTTCTCGCGTGGACATTTTTCCTTCGGGAAGGCGCACCATGCCAAACCATGTGTGCACGCAGTGCGCAGTGAACCCAAGAAGTTTTGCCGCTCGGAAGAGTTCGCGGAAGTAGAGTTGCTGTTCTCCGCCGACAACATAGATAATCTGCTCTGGGTTCCACCGCTCGGTGCGGTATTCGATTGTTGCGAGATCGCGCGTGATGTAGAGTGATGCGCCATCACTTTTTTGGATAAGCGCGGGTTTTTCGAACCGTTCTTTTTCCGGTAACCCTGCCGAAAGCGTTGCTGCCGGAATAATAACGGCCTTGGTCGCAGCGCCGCTCTGTATCGCAGGCGCTTGAGTAGTGGGAATATCTTCCGCCGCTTCCAAGTCGCTTTGCTGAACGTTGTCCCACACTGCAACACCCGAATCAAGCGCATGCTGCACGATGCCGGCAAGCTTGTCGTTGTAGAAGCTCTCGCCAAGCGTTTCGTCGAATGAAACGCCCAGAAGTTCATAGACGCGGGTGAATTCAATCCAACTTAATTCGCCAAACCATTTCCAGAGTTCAACAGCTTCCGGATCACCATCTTCGAGGCGCTTGAACCATGCACGTCCTTCATCATTCAGGCCTGGGTCTATTTTTGCTTCCTTGCCGAACTGCACATAGAGTTCAAGTAGTTCTTTGATAGGGTTTGCATTGACTACATCTCTGTTGCCCCAGTGTTTGTAGGCAGCCATGAGTTTGCCAAACTGCGTTCCCCAATCGCCGATGTGGTTGTCTCCGACAACAGTATAGCCGAGGAACGAGAAGATATTATGGAGTGCTTGGCCGATAACTGTTGAGCGCAAGTGCCCCACCGAGAACGGCTTTGCGATATTTGGCGCGGAGTAGTCGATCACAATCGTCCTTCCACTGCCTTCATCGGACGAGCCGTAGGCGTCGCCGCTAGCGCAGTGCTCTTCGACGACGTTACTTGCAAAACGCTCCTTGTCGAGCGTGAAGTTCACAAACCCACCCTTTGCCGTGATGACAGAGAAGTTTGCCGTGATAATTTGCGAGAGTTCATCAGCCATGACTTGCGCCAAAACGTCTGGTCGTTCTCCGCGCTGTTTTGCCAGTTCGAATATCGGTACTGCAAAATCAGCGCCGAGTTGTGCCGAAGGCATATCGATGCGGATTGGAAGATTATGGGGTTTAAATGCGCCTTCAATAAGGTCGGTAATTTCTTCCCGTGCAAAGTCGATCGTGTACATCATGTTAGTTGTCACGCGCAATCGGAAAGCTCATACAGCGAGGTCCGCCGCGGGCGCGGGATAGTTCTCCGGATTCAAGAAGAACGACAACCTTTTCATTACCCTCGAACAGTTCTTTTAATTCGCCCATCAGACTACCGACATTATAGGGTGATAGGATATATGGTCTATAACCATGCTTTTCGAGCTCGCTTGCCGTTCTTGTGTTGCGGTCATAGCCCACAATAAACCCCGGGCGAAGCGCGAGAAAGTTGCATCCATCGGTCCATTGCTCGCGGATGTCGTGAGGGAATTCACCGCCGCCGCATGGAATAATTGTCACTTCAGGAGTAACGGCTGCAATGAGTTTTTCGAGAGAAGAAAATTTTTGACCTTCGCTCGTAGCTGACTCATAATGAACCACGCGCATTTTTTGCTTTTCGTGTCCGTCTTCACAGACAAAGGGAGCATACGCCACGCATTCGTCATTGCTGATTCGGGTACAAATCGTATCAAGATGCATCGCGGAACGTTCTTTGGGTGTGAAAACGCATGTGAGTGAATCAATGAGGTTTGCTGCAAACAACTGCTCGCGAATCTGTCGGACTGCGATGGGGGATGTGCGTTCGCCACAGCCCACGAAAACGTGGCGCGGTTTCCATACCATAACATCTCCACCCTCAATCGTTACTGCCATCTTTTTCTGTTCATCTTCGGTCAAGAGGAATTCGCCGGGTGTTTTTATCACCTCAATCTTCTGTGCATCTTTGAAGAAGGGATAGCGATAGAGGATGTAGCGCATAAGCAGAGCTTCGCGCCTGCGAGCCTGTTTTGCAAACGTACTCGCAATAACTTGATTACCAACTACCGCTGCGATATCTCGCGTGAAGATAAGATTTGGCACTGGTGGAAAGAGTGCAACTGATTCTGATGCTACAACGCCTGTAAGCATTATATCCACAAACGCTTGCGGACTGATCGGGACATCGGGATCGGTTAATATCTTCCGCAATGAACCCTCAATTCCCTCAATCGCGCAAATTTCACGAGCGAACCTTTCGCGCGCGACTTCTTCAGAAAACACTTCAATGAGAACATCCTGGACATCAAGAACGGCATCGTTTCCGAGAAGCTCTCCTAAGATCTTCGAAAATACTCCATGCTCTTGTCGCATGCGCTCCAAGTAGACAATGTCTTCATAGAGCCATTCGACAGCCTTATTTGGAATCACTTTTTCCAACCCATCATCAGGTTCGTGAATCATAACCTTTGTTAATCGGCCAATTTCAGAGTTAATCGAAACGTTATTCATGAGTTGTCAATGTGCCACATGACTCTAGTGTATGAGGGTCTCATTGTCAAGGGTGCCCATCGCATAATTATAAAAAAAATCCTTCGCCGTACGAAGGATATAACTGTGGTTATGGTGAAGGGCACTCAGTAATATAACCAAGCGGTTTTCCCACTTTCCAGTGCTTTTTTAACTTTGGAAACAGAAAAACTCCGTTCGAAGGCGCCATGACCGGCTCGGAGCCGTGATAGCCAAGGATGTCGCCGGCAGAGTAGGGTTTAAAATTCTCAACTCCAACTCCCGGAGCATATTCAAATCCCTTGTCCGTAAGAATAATCGCCTCGCGCAGAGTGTAGATGGGGTGGGGTGCCTGCGATACGAGCGTGACAACATCCTCTGGTGCGACTACGACACCAATAGCTTTTCCGACCGCGATGATTTCATTATAGATTACATCAACACGAGAAAGATCATCAGCATGCCCTGATTCATAGCAGAGGCCCAGCCCTCGCCGCGCATAGTATTCATCTGTTGTCAGGAGTTCGCCTTCAAATATTAGGTCAGGATCACACAGTAGAGCTTGTGCGGTAGCAAGGTGAGGAAGAACGTGCACATGAAGTAGTCCGGGATTTTTTTGGCTCACCAAAAAAGGGATTGACGGATGGTTGGTAGAGTGGATATCGATGCCAACGACGGAATTGTACGGGTACTGTTCGATTGCAATCGCATCCATGATTTCTTGTGCGCGCATCCCTTCATAGCTTTGCCGGTCTTCACCGGTGAGGTTATCAGTGAAGCAGCGATTGAGATCGACATGAGATTCTGTATATCGTTCATCCAATTTCATCGCTTCAAGATTGCCATGAAGGAAATACCATACTCCCTCCTGCACCGATAAGCTTCCTTGTTCAAGACCTTCTTTAATCATACGCACCACTGCTGCGCCTGTTTTTTCATTTCCGTGAATACCTCCCGAAACAACAAAAACATGTCCGGGTTTGCCACTCTCAACTTTCCAAATATGATTTCCAATCTCTTCAATAATCTGATTTTTTGTTTCCATAAAAAGATCGCAGATGAAGCTTTGCATTAATTTCATCATGCGTCAAGGCTGGTTTGGGCTAGCGAAGGGCAGGGTTGGGCGGTAAGCGTAACGCCAAGTCCCGCTGATTGTGGAATAGCCACATGCCAGCCGTTGAATGCAAGCTCTGTTGCGCAGTCGCCTTGAATGCGGCTGGGAAGCGTTAGGTCATATGCGGCAAATGCGCCAAGCGTTGCCGCGTGAAGATTGTAGGCTGTGCCGAGGGATGAGTGGATCATATCTCCCAGGACATAGCCGATGTGAGCGCCTTCACAGAATGCGATCATTTTTTTGAGTTCTAAGAGGCCGCCGCATTTTGCAAGCTTGAGATTGGCGTAATCGATTGCCTGAAGGGTATGCAGAGTTTTGAGGTCGGTACTATTGTGACAACTCTCGTCCGCCATTACTTTCACATTGCAGTGCGAGCGGACAAAGGCAAGGCCTTCGTAGTCATGGGCAAGTACCGGTTGTTCGACCCATGCAATGCGTGCATCAGTAAGAGAGTCTAAAAAAATACATGCGTCAGATGGATTATTCCACGCCTGGTTTGCGTCAAGGACAAGTATGCTGTCGGAATACAGAGCGCGCGCAGTGAGAAGCGCCGTTTTTTCTGTTGCAGCGTCGCGTCCGACTTTAAACTTGAATATTCGCACTCCCGAACTGTACGCTTCTTTCATTGTCGCAGAAATGTCTGACGTTAATTCATCAAAGGAGAATGTTTTTTGCAGAATTATTGATGCGAGCGATGATCCGCCAACGAGTTTATGAATAGGAGTTTTAAAGGACTGCCCCAGACAGTCGAATAGCGCCGATTCAATACCGCATTTGAGTCCCGTATTTCCATAGAGAGAAAGATTAACGGCGTCCATGATTTTCTGTACATCATCTACTGACAGAAGTGCATGATTGGCAAGCAGCGGCCGTACAAGAGAAAGACATGCAAGTGCTCCTTCTTGCGTTTCACCATTTACATCCCATGCAAGCGCAGCTTCTCCATAGCCACGCATACCTTCACTTGTTTCAATTGAGACGAGAAGGTAGGGCAAGTGTGTGAGTGATGCCGTGAAATATGAAAATGGTTGTGTGAGTGGTATGGTGTACTTGCGCCCAGCAACGGAGGTAATAGTCATATGCCCGTCAGTCTAACAATAACAGAAAAAAAAACAAGGGCTTTGAGGGCCCTTTAAGGTAGAGAAGCGATCCGCTGCCTGCTTTCGGCAAAGCGGTCTTTCATTGCTGCTTCGGCATGCTCCGATCGGCACAGTCCCGTGAGATCAACATATCCGAAGGGAATGACACCGGGGTTGGAAGCGATGATGCAGAAATCTTCAGCGGGCGCCAAGAGTTCGCTTAATTGCTTGCGTATGTCGCTAAACGCATAGTGCTTCTCGCCATTTGGCAGCTTCACATGTTCATGAGTGAATGACGCGCAGTGTCCCTCGAAATGGATCTGCGCAAAACGCCGCGTAAGGTCGTACACATAGCGTATTGCTCCCTTTCGCGGGTTGAAGTCGATCCAGTAGTGCACTCCTTGCGCATCAATAATAATATCACAGCAGAAATATCCGATAGCAAATTCTGCAAGAAGCGCCGGCCACCAGATTGTCTGAACTTCCTCTGTGATCTTGCGCACGACTTTTTCCGGAATCGAAGCTGGCCATGACGCACCCTGATAGCCGAGGTTGGGTGAGTGCTGGTTGAATATTCCTATGAGCGCCGGAGTGCCGTCTTCATTGATTTCCCAGTGTACGGAAACTTCGTGTATGGCATCAATGCGTTCTTCGACCACAAACTCTGATCCTAAGCGTGGAGGATCGGATAGGATTGCATCAAGATCAGATTTATTCTTCAGAGAGTGCATGCCATTGCACGCAATTCCTCCCGTTCCATCTTCTGCCTTAAGAAGGAGCTCGGTTCTCCTGGCCAGACTTACTTGAACGTACTCTTTCATTTCATGGAGCGTTGAGCAGATCATTCCCGGCGGGGTGGTAAGTCCGAGTTTGGAGAATAGGCGTCTTCCTGCAGGTTTTCTGGAATAAGGAATCGCTACATCAAACGTGCAATACGCAGGAATGCCAAGGTAGTCGGAAAGCTTTCGTTCCGTTTTTTCGATGCAAAAGAATTCAAGGCGGGCTTTGTTGCCATTGACGTGCGAACGGATGCTTTCGCGGATATCCGGACGATCCATGATGAGTTCCGAAAGCGATCGTGTGCCATCCGAGGGTCCTGCTGTGAGGAGCAAGGGAAGCGTGAATCCAAGACCCGCCCAATACGATAGGAAATTAGGATCAATCGAATTGGCGGTAATGAGGACTCCTTCATCTCCGATCTGGCAGAGTCCGCCTCGCTGGTCATATGCCTGTTCCATGGGGCTTTCCAGAAAGTGCGCATTGCTTTGTGTATCGGCAATAATGCGGATCATGGTCATTCGATCGGATCCAAAACAGACGTGTTTTTGCGCAAGAGCATGTTGAGCTTATCGGCATCCGTATCTTTTGGAATATGGATGCTAATGCCTTGGGCATCCGGTTCGCGCGGCAGAAGATCCGGACGATCGCGGCGTGCGGCTTTGATCAGTGAATCTTTAAGTGCAGGCGAGAGAATGCGAGAAATGGTTTCCAAATCTTTTACTCCGTGTCCGGTGAACGAACAATGGAGAACATCTTTCTGTGTGAAGCGGTCTTTCCATTTGAGCGCTGCTGCAAGCCCCATGATACCCGTTGGTTCGGGAATGGCGCCACGTGCAATAAGATGAGCGTCGGTTGCAAGGAGTTCGTAAGCGGCGGCAAGATCACGGTTCGTCAATTCTCCCAAAGGAAAACCCTTTGTGAGAGAAACTGCGTGCATGAGTTGCGGCATGCTATAGCTTTCAATGGCAATTGACCCTTCTGCCGCATCGATGACATCCTCTTGTTCGAAGAACTCGCTATATTCTACAATCGATTCTTTCAGTGTATACGCATCTTCGGACGGGAATGCGCCCTTCATGCCGACAGGAATAATCTTGGGTAGTTTCTGGTATGATTTACTCAGAGTCTTTAACCCCCAGCCTATGCCGGCAAGGTAGGTTCCATTCCCAACTCCTGCAAGAACGTGAGTCGGCAAAGGATCGAGCGATAGGACATCAGATGCCACCGGTATGAGTCCGGGCAGTAAGCATTCGTTGTGCGCATTGATATCATAGATCCCGTTCAATTTTACTTGAGTTACGAGATTGTAGACATCTTCGATAAGCGCATCGTGCATGCCGACTGCGACTACATGGGGGAACGTGATCAAGAATGGAATCTTTGATGATGACGATGGCGTAAAGAGAATCGCCGTTTCTCGCTTTGAGTCAGTGTTCATTGCGAGAGACACTGCGTGATTGCCGGAGGATACAACCGAAAAGCGCGTGAAACCCTTGGCGCGACCGGCGGCGAGCGCCTGTCGTACGATGTAATCCTTCATGCTGCCGGAATGGTTGACTCCTTCGTTGCGGATGTAGACGCAAGAAACGCCAAGCGCATGCGCAAGAGTCGGAGAAGAATACGTAGGTATGTTCGATCGAAAATCAATAGGAATGCCTGCCGATAATTTTTCCGGCCAGAGCAATCCATAGCGCTTGAATGCGCCATGCTGTTTTTTGTGGGATGCGATATCATCCGGGCCAATGTCGGTTGTGCCACACAGAAGGCATTCATACGATGCAACCAAGATAGGAGACTGTATCGTTTTGCTCGTGCTTTCACTCATTGTTAATGTACAAATCCAGCTCATCGTATCACGCAACGTGTGGATGTCAAGAATGCGGGGGAATAAAAAAATCCCTCTCAAAAGGAGGGATTAAAATACTTCTGCCATCATGCAGCGTGCGCTGCCGCCGCCAAGGCCTTCGATGATGGGAATATTGACAGGCACGAGATTGCCATAAAGGGAAAGTTCATTCTTTTCCGCAGTGTCGAATGCATTGAATGCAGTACTCGACAGGACGATGTGACTCCTACCTTCGGTTGAGCGCACCTGGAGCAGGTTGCCGCAAAACGCATACATTTGATTCATCGAAATAGGAATGATTGCCTTGTCCGCATCTCGCAGTCGGCGTTCGACAAGGAGTTGTTCGCCCCGGGCATGGATCGCATCGTAGCAGACAACGGCGAAACGGTCGCCAATACCCATCACCACGTTTGTGTGGTAGAGGGGTTTGTTTTCTTTGTCGAAGGCATGAAAGAAGATTGGTTCATGTTCCATGAGACCGCACCATTTTTCAAAAAGCCCCCGATGGGTCCGCGGCGATTCAATCGCATATGCTACTTTCGCAGTGCGGTCGAGCACCATACTTCCCGTGCCCTCGAGGAAGCGCTCACTCTTTTCTTCATAGGCAAGCGTAATGACTCGTGTTCCGGGGTGGTGGAATGCCCTTAAGCACTCAAGGAGTTTTTCGACTTGGCGTTCTCGCCGGCGGCTTACCGCCTCCATTGGATAGATGACAAGTGTTGCTGGTGTATGGAGTGAGAACCAATTATTAGGAAACACGGCATCGGGCGTTTCGGATGGGCTGCAGAGCTCTGC encodes:
- a CDS encoding pyridoxal-phosphate dependent enzyme, whose protein sequence is MSESTSKTIQSPILVASYECLLCGTTDIGPDDIASHKKQHGAFKRYGLLWPEKLSAGIPIDFRSNIPTYSSPTLAHALGVSCVYIRNEGVNHSGSMKDYIVRQALAAGRAKGFTRFSVVSSGNHAVSLAMNTDSKRETAILFTPSSSSKIPFLITFPHVVAVGMHDALIEDVYNLVTQVKLNGIYDINAHNECLLPGLIPVASDVLSLDPLPTHVLAGVGNGTYLAGIGWGLKTLSKSYQKLPKIIPVGMKGAFPSEDAYTLKESIVEYSEFFEQEDVIDAAEGSIAIESYSMPQLMHAVSLTKGFPLGELTNRDLAAAYELLATDAHLIARGAIPEPTGIMGLAAALKWKDRFTQKDVLHCSFTGHGVKDLETISRILSPALKDSLIKAARRDRPDLLPREPDAQGISIHIPKDTDADKLNMLLRKNTSVLDPIE
- a CDS encoding arginine deiminase-related protein — translated: MVRPNSFKYNKETAKTNGFMKTLDHLNKELGTNYLESDVWYLAMKEFYLMTLALRNNAIFVAELCSPSETPDAVFPNNWFSLHTPATLVIYPMEAVSRRRERQVEKLLECLRAFHHPGTRVITLAYEEKSERFLEGTGSMVLDRTAKVAYAIESPRTHRGLFEKWCGLMEHEPIFFHAFDKENKPLYHTNVVMGIGDRFAVVCYDAIHARGEQLLVERRLRDADKAIIPISMNQMYAFCGNLLQVRSTEGRSHIVLSSTAFNAFDTAEKNELSLYGNLVPVNIPIIEGLGGGSARCMMAEVF